ttatgatatgaatttttatatcaataacttctattttattgtgatattcttttgtttgtgtagtacaaacGGGAGAACAAAGCAAGTAgtttttcacatacatattacctcgctacaagttgtagtaaaaAAAGATATTatatctttcttttatttatagtctcaatataaccaaccgttttcgcgaatactttagatACTatataagtttctttgagacttactacaacataATACCTTATTGATTATCaattttatttcttcaaaataatataattggctcttctagagcttTCGATTGATTctgtactaccacatattcatcaacatccatgtggtgaatatctctttcaaggagaaagttataccattatagtcatggtcaaaatcattataggcaagatatgttgcttctattacttttaccctgtaataatcacattgccataatattttggcataatcaCAATAGGTACTTGATCAATGATAATTCATGCCAcaataatgaaattattttcttattttatctcAAACCTCTTTCTAGAGATTAATGTAGTATAtccactaccactagcacgttcatattctttcaagaatgaatatgtattcataaatgaGATGTTGTCACATTCATATCATGAATGGACTATAAACATctaatctcatgtcaaatcgatgacaaacattATTTTTacagagtgaaggattatttgagaatccttattattctcattaacACAACGATGAcaattataatttcgtctattgccacgtccacatccattgataccttcacaataataattttgtcttccTTCAGACTTATTGCATATTGCTACTACATTTTCTTAAGGGAACGAGAATGAAGCAAATCCATTGGGACGAGTTTTCACTTCTTGTGCTCATAATCATatatgaatttgatcatggcaagacatagaaattttaccacttcgggtggttataatttctcacaaactctattagagttataataaaaatttattatcttttcttgtatttaaaatcaaattatagaatttcaaaaatttaaaagagaaaaatatgataaaatacttaccttaaatccagaatttattcctgaaggaagttcatggatcaattgacaatcattatgctcaatattATGTAGAAGTTGAGCATCATGCACGTATCCCAAATCCTAGCGACCAAAGCATATgcctctactcaattggttagagtctcatgctgataacgtattataaaacaataaaaaaaaaagagtattgcagagaaaattagagagagaattcttattgatttgggatgaattacaatggaatagaacccatctatttatagagaaaaagtgacttagccacaaagtaacaaaccctaaaatctctcaaaaatattaaatacaattctatttataacagaTTACTAATTATATATGTGAATTCAAGAATTCGTTATCAAAGTTCTATTATGATAGCTAGATTATGACATATGAACATATGACACATGCGGAGCTAGCCTATTAGGTACGGGTTTAGCCGAATCCCTActcattttttatatatatataaaaaattgcGAACATATAACTAAGAAGAGCTACAGTTCCGTGGCAAATTCAGATCAcataaactcataaattttaaatACTAACTCTGTCGCATATCACTAATAATCAAGATTAGTGGTTCTTCTGTTGgtgaaaaaataattatatttcttTTAACATCAAACAAATGACTATAAATACACATCTTTTTAATGTTATAGCGATTCCTTTTATAAATATCATCTTCATAGTTGCCTAACTTTTTATGGGTGAAGTTATCTAATGCATGTGCTGATAGAAAATAACAAGTATTCAATAAAATAATCGAGGTGTGTGCAAGCTTGGTTTAACACTACATTATCCGGAAAAAAGAGTTTTTTTATAAGCGAAAATTTTCAAAAGGTTAGTAATTGCATCATTCAAAATTTAATTCAATAAATAATGGATCTGCTCCTCAATCTTTTTCACTTAAATATGTAGTTTTCTGACACACATTACGCTAGGATATAAAGATAATGAATTTTAAATCATAAGAGTTTTATTAAAAATCAAGGAGCCAATGTTGGAATTGGATTGCAATTTATAACCCTTATACACCACCAACTACCAATAATAACAAATTCAATGTAATCTCACAAGTGAAGTATGAAAAAATTAATGTGTACGCAAAACTTAACCtaccttgtgaagatagagaTGTTGTTTCTGGTAGACTTTCGGCTCaagaaattgtgaaaataaagcaaCAAAAATTGCAACAACAAGATAACAGGGTAACAGAAGTGAATGCACAACATGTACTAATAACGAACTAGgaataagaaaatacaacaaTAGTACCAGTGCTACTGGTAAGCCTAGAAGAGACTCGCAACTATCTGTCAGCCTTCAACTCTAATACTCGACATCCACACCTTCTTATCGAGGGTCATATCTTCGGTAGGCTgaagcagaggcggatccaggatttgagaCTTATGGGTTCCTACCGTAActtcaaattaatatacaataatatatGGGTTCATAAttagatatttacaaatatttagtaaatttcttaatataaatacaggGTCTACGTAAAAGCTACTGGGTTCCCGAAAACCCGTAGTCAATGCTCTAGGTCCGCCCCTGGACTGAAGCAATGACATGTTTGCCTAATCACCTCACTTCAGTACTTCTTTAGCCTACGCCTACCCTTCTTCGTACCAGCCATGGTCAACCTCTCACGCGTCCTAACCAAGATAGTTATGTCTAGCCTTTTTATATACCAAGATAGTTACATGCCCGAATCATCTCGGTCTCAATTACTCCTCCACTGGGCCCCTCCCTCCATATCCCTAATAACCCTTATACACCACAGTTCCTTATAGTTGTTTAATTAACTGTGGGGGAAAAAAGTttcaattaaccaaaatataaagaaaaaaaaaagatgacatTAAAGAAGTGTACTTATCAAAAAGGTGGAACCTTGGGAATTTGTATAAAAGCTTCGACCTGACTAATAAAAGTGAAGCATGGAATTTCAGATGGATCGACGAAGATCATGCCAGCTTACAACCACCTTCTTCGTCTTCCTCATATCGTCTACGCATTCGTTCTATCTTCCTGGGGTTGCTCCTCGCGATTTTCAATCGGTAACCATTTTcgcttttcttttttctatttttgtggtATGCATGCAAAAATGAATAGTATTGGGACCAGATAATAATTCCCATAATCAATTTTTGAATAAATTTGATATCTTTCGATTTTGTGTGTCCACTAATATCTACCCACAATCATTCATAATAATTTCTGGGTGGCCAATAATTTTTATCCATAATCATTTCTTGAATAATTCAGAAGGGGAGTCTTGAAGCAAGTTCAAGTTATCTCCGTGTGTCTTATAGGTTACTGACGCACGGTTGGATTGCCTACATCACACCATTGGGTGCGGTCTTTTTTCGGAACCTACGTGAATGCGAGATGTTTTGTGCACTGCCTGCCCTTTTATTTGTTGAATAATTCAGGCATGTCGATTCTGGGTGTCCACTAATTTCTACCCATGTTCAATTTTATGACTAATTTAGACATTTTTTAGTTTTGGGTGTTCCGTAATTTCTACCCATGttcatttttcttgaataatttAGATATTTTACTATTTTGGGAGTCTATAAATTTCAAGAGTTTATAACTTTTTTTGTGTTCTTGTGAATCATAGTGGTTTGGATCTATTGATTTTCATCTACTGCTGAAGCTCTTACATTACCATGTTTTCTTATAAGGGGTTACTAGCAAAAATGTTTGGCTTGTAAAATGATTGTGAATATAATGACTAATGAACACAGACGGATCCACAATTTAAACTCTATGAGACTTTTAAGGTTCTTAGCATTAAACTATTGTACttctaaagttagggtttcatatctactattttttagTGAATTTTTTACGCATAAAATTATGCACCAAGTCAAAAGTACTAGGTTCAGATGAACCTACTACTGCTATGCTGCATCCGCCCCCTGCTAATGAAATGGCCTATATAGAGTGGAATGATTTCATATGAAGGCGTAGTTGATTGGCTGATTGATTTATAAAATGGATGTGATAATTGATCTCCTCTATTGCTAGACAAGTCCAGGGAAAATAAGtcacatatgtattacttctgcTGAAGTTGATTATTTGCTGGATAGGCATGTTTAGTGTCTTATATGATATCATTTCAACCCTTTGTTACAGGTCATTTCATTAGCAGTTCCAGGATTCAGGTCATTGTGTTGCACCTGCTATATATAtattcggaaacagtctctctgccctgccagggtaggggtaaggctgcgtatatcataccctccccagaccccacttgtgggattatactgggttgttgtcgttgttgtccTTAAATTTTTTAATACCTATATGAAGACCAAGTTTGAGACTGTGAATGTGTGTGCACCTACTACCTAATTTTGATTGCTGGATCGTCTTCTGCTTCTTTAGGAGTTTTCTTTGGGGCCTTTGTGGTTTTTGTGTTGGTCTGCTTGAATGAATGCCTTTGGCAGAATACATTTAATTCATAGCGAATGTGTGTGAAAAGATTAAAAAAACAGTGACTAATTCAGTGTGAACTCAATGTAGAAATGCTGTATATTCTAAAGCTCTGAAATCTCCTTGCTTATGAGGAGGAGGCcttcttgatgtttcttttaATTGAATCCGCTTGTCTTGAAATCTTTATAAATTTGTCTATTGGTTTATGTCTTGAATATCCTGTGCAAGAAACATTGGGCATTGCAGTGATTTCATTTTCCCAGTTTCATCTGGTCAGAATTGAACACTTTGTACTAGTTGCTCAGGTAGAAATATCAGAAAGAAGATCAATTGAAAGATACCATTTTTGCTTTGTTTGATTGTTGCTATCTGTGATATGTGTTTCTGGTTACTGTTTGATTCTTCCCCCTTCTAGAGGAAAAGAACAAAGTGCCTGGAAAAAAGGGGCAACTCTATGCAACCTACTGTTTTCTCTGTTATTTATAATTGTCTATAACAAACCTGTTCTTATATATGTCTGTACAGGGTGATCCACTTAATGTCAAAGTAAACAAGCTAACATCTACAAAGACACAACTACCATATGACTATTACTACTTGAAGTATTGCAAACCTGCTGAAATTTTGAATAGTGCGGAGAATTTGGGGGAGGTTCTTCGAGGGGACCGCATAGAGAATTCAGTTTATACTGTAAGGATATATGCTTTTTCCTTCTAGCTTGAAATTGGCATTAAAAATATGTTTGTTCATGTACTTACGAGTGAACAAGCTGAATTGGTTATATCTTGTGAACTAATACACAGTTCCAAATGAGACAAGAACAGACATGCCAAGTGGTCTGTCGACAAAAACTTGATGCTGAATCTGCAAAGAACTTCAAGGAAAAGATTGATGATGAATACAGAATCAATATGTAAGATTAATCTAGTGTAGTTTTGTTCCAGTTCAGTCCCACCACAGCATGATATCTTTGCTCATCTTTTTGCTCCGCCACAAAAATTAAACATGGattattcaaataattatgcagGATTTTGGACAACCTTCCTGTTGCTGTTCTTAGACAAAGGCGAGATGGAAGTCAGTCAACTACTTATGAGCATGGTTTCCGTGTTGGGTTCAAGGGAAATTATGCTGGGGTTAGTGCAGCACTGAATTGCTATAGAATGGTGACTTAATCCTTGCTAAGTAATCTAACCCTTAATGTTTTACTTTCTTCTGCCAGCGTAAAGAGGAGAAGTATTTTATCAACAACCATTTAAGCTTTCGTGTCATGTACCACAAGGACCCTGAAACTGATACTGCGCGTATTGTTGGGTTTGAAGTCACTCCAAATAGGTTTCAATGCTAACCTGTTCCTTGCTATTGTTTTCACACTCTTTGTTCTTGGGAGGGCTGTTCTTTTCTCACTTGATTTTTCGCAACAGCATTAATCATGAGTACAAGGATTGGAatgagaagaaccctcaagtgaTGACGTGCAACCACAATACAAAAAATTTAATTCTAGGTGGCGTTGTACCCCAAGAAGTAGATACAGATAAAGGTGTTGTATTCACCTATGATGTTTCCTTCAAGGTATTCTCTTACTGAACCGTTCTCTCTCCTACTTCAGATGTGACACAGTATTTATTTGTTTGTTGATTTCTTATCTTCTTTTGTTTCTGCAGGAGAGTGATATAAAGTGGGCTTCTCGTTGGGATACATACCTTCTCATGAATGATGATCAGATTCACTGGTTTTCCATCATAAACTCTCTTATGATTGTCTTCTTCCTTTCTGGTATGGTTGCGATGATCATGATGAGAACTTTGTACAGAGATATTGCTAACTATAACCAACTGGAAACACAAGATGAAGCTCAGGAAGAAACAGGATGGAAACTTGTTCATGGCGATGTTTTCCGCCCTCCTATTAATTCTGGATTACTATGTGTTTATGTTGGGACTGGCGTCCAGATATTTGCGATGACACTAGTGACAATGATCTTTGCTCTGTTGGGTTTCTTGTCACCTTCTAACCGTGGTGGACTTATGACTGCCATGGTTCTGCTCTGGGTTTTCATGGGCTTGTTTGCTGGCTATTCTTCTGCACGTCTTTACAAAACATTCAGGGGAACAGAGTGGAAGAGGATTACCTTGAGAACTGCTTTTATGTTCCCCGGTATACTTTTTGCTGTCTTCTTTGTGCTGAACGCCCTCATCTGGGGAGAGAAATCTTCCGGAGCAGTACCTTTTGGAACTATGTTTGCTCTTGTGTGCTTATGGTTTGGAATCTCAGTACCTTTAGTGTTTGTTGGCAGCTACCTCGGCAATAAGAAAGCGGCCCGTGAAGAGCCAGTTAAGACAAACAAAATACCTAGACAAATACCGGAGCTGGCGTGGTACATGAAACCGGCCTTTTCAATTCTTATCGGTGGAATTCTTCCATTTGGGGCTGTTTTCATTGAGCTGTTCTTCATTTTGACTTCCATATGGCTGAACCAGTTCTACTACATCTTTGGCTTCCTATTTATAGTTTTTCTGATCTTGATAATCACATGTGCGGAGATAACTATCGTTCTGTGCTACTTCCAGTTGTGCAGTGAAGACTATTATTGGTGGTGGAGAGCTTATCTGACTGCTGGATC
This DNA window, taken from Nicotiana tabacum cultivar K326 chromosome 15, ASM71507v2, whole genome shotgun sequence, encodes the following:
- the LOC107791268 gene encoding transmembrane 9 superfamily member 7-like encodes the protein MEFQMDRRRSCQLTTTFFVFLISSTHSFYLPGVAPRDFQSGDPLNVKVNKLTSTKTQLPYDYYYLKYCKPAEILNSAENLGEVLRGDRIENSVYTFQMRQEQTCQVVCRQKLDAESAKNFKEKIDDEYRINMILDNLPVAVLRQRRDGSQSTTYEHGFRVGFKGNYAGRKEEKYFINNHLSFRVMYHKDPETDTARIVGFEVTPNSINHEYKDWNEKNPQVMTCNHNTKNLILGGVVPQEVDTDKGVVFTYDVSFKESDIKWASRWDTYLLMNDDQIHWFSIINSLMIVFFLSGMVAMIMMRTLYRDIANYNQLETQDEAQEETGWKLVHGDVFRPPINSGLLCVYVGTGVQIFAMTLVTMIFALLGFLSPSNRGGLMTAMVLLWVFMGLFAGYSSARLYKTFRGTEWKRITLRTAFMFPGILFAVFFVLNALIWGEKSSGAVPFGTMFALVCLWFGISVPLVFVGSYLGNKKAAREEPVKTNKIPRQIPELAWYMKPAFSILIGGILPFGAVFIELFFILTSIWLNQFYYIFGFLFIVFLILIITCAEITIVLCYFQLCSEDYYWWWRAYLTAGSSALYFFVYSVFYFFTKLEITKLVSGILYFGYMLIASYAFFVLTGTIGFYACFWFVRKIYSSVKID